The Zingiber officinale cultivar Zhangliang chromosome 9A, Zo_v1.1, whole genome shotgun sequence genome window below encodes:
- the LOC122019199 gene encoding protein DETOXIFICATION 49-like, which produces MCKDPPCQFYLHYELTAPFGVVEKPLLPSVVATKPPDSGTACSAFVEARSIMSVALPIVLTGLLLYCRSIISMLFLGRLGDLALAGGSLAIGVANITGYSVLSGLAMGMEPICGQAFGARRYRLLSFALHRSVLLLLAASFPIALLWYYILPLLLLLGQDPALASVAASYLHACLPDLFLQSLLHPLRIYLRTQSITLPLTICASLAVVLHLPINFLLVSVLHLGIGGVALGSVLFNLNAVLFLIIYIYFSGTDRRTGGLTFGSECFREWRPLLGLAIPSCISVCLEWWWYEIMVILCGLLVNPAATIASMGILIQITSLIYIFPSSLGISVSTRVGNELGANRPDRARRAAEVGQWCSAALGLLALGFTLAVRHTWARMFTYDAPIMELTAAALPLLGLCELGNCPQTTGCGVLRGSARPKLGATINLGSFYLVGAPVAVALAFWTPLDFRGLWLGMLAAQATCSALMLLSVRKTDWEAQAARARSLTGAEADAGDESPSKQPPWQ; this is translated from the coding sequence ATGTGCAAAGATCCGCCATGCCAATTTTACCTCCACTATGAGCTCACCGCTCCTTTCGGGGTCGTCGAGAAGCCACTCCTGCCCTCGGTCGTGGCCACCAAGCCTCCCGACAGCGGAACGGCCTGCTCTGCATTTGTGGAAGCCAGATCCATTATGAGTGTCGCCTTGCCGATAGTTCTGACCGGCTTACTTCTCTACTGCCGCTCCATCATCTCCATGCTCTTCCTCGGCCGGCTCGGCGATCTCGCCCTCGCTGGCGGCTCCCTGGCCATTGGCGTCGCCAACATCACCGGCTATTCCGTGCTCTCAGGCCTTGCCATGGGCATGGAACCCATATGCGGCCAGGCCTTCGGGGCGCGCCGCTACCGCCTCCTCAGTTTTGCCCTCCACCGCtccgtcctcctcctcctcgccgcTTCCTTCCCCATTGCTCTGCTCTGGTACTACATCctccctctccttcttctcctaggcCAGGACCCCGCCCTGGCCTCCGTCGCCGCCTCCTACCTCCACGCTTGCCTCCCAGACCTTTTCCTCCAGTCCTTACTCCACCCGCTCCGAATTTACCTCCGGACGCAGTCCATCACCCTCCCGTTGACCATCTGCGCCAGCCTCGCCGTCGTCCTCCACCTTCCCATCAATTTCCTCCTCGTCTCCGTCCTCCATCTAGGCATCGGCGGCGTCGCCCTTGGATCCGTTTTATTCAACCTTAACGCCGTCCTCTTCCTGATCATCTACATCTACTTCTCCGGCACTGACCGTAGAACCGGCGGTCTAACCTTTGGGTCGGAATGCTTCAGAGAATGGAGACCGTTGCTAGGCCTCGCTATTCCTAGCTGCATCTCCGTGTGCCTGGAGTGGTGGTGGTACGAGATCATGGTCATCTTGTGCGGGCTTCTGGTAAATCCGGCGGCCACCATCGCCTCCATGGGGATTCTGATCCAGATCACGTCGCTAAtctacattttcccttcctcgcTCGGCATTAGCGTGTCCACCCGCGTCGGCAACGAGCTCGGTGCGAACCGACCGGACCGGGCCCGGCGGGCCGCAGAAGTCGGGCAGTGGTGTAGCGCCGCGCTGGGGCTCCTGGCGCTCGGATTTACGCTCGCGGTGCGCCACACGTGGGCGAGGATGTTCACGTACGATGCGCCCATCATGGAGCTTACGGCGGCTGCGCTGCCCCTGCTGGGGCTGTGCGAGCTGGGAAACTGCCCGCAAACCACCGGATGCGGCGTCCTGCGGGGCAGTGCGCGCCCAAAACTAGGCGCAACCATCAACCTCGGTTCGTTCTACCTCGTCGGTGCACCGGTTGCTGTCGCGCTGGCGTTCTGGACGCCACTCGACTTCCGGGGTCTCTGGCTCGGGATGCTTGCGGCGCAGGCGACCTGCTCCGCCCTGATGTTGCTCTCCGTCAGAAAGACCGACTGGGAAGCGCAGGCAGCGCGTGCTCGAAGCCTGACAGGTGCAGAAGCCGATGCCGGCGATGAGTCGCCGTCAAAGCAGCCGCCGTGGCAGTGA